In Nodosilinea sp. PGN35, the genomic stretch TTTAAGTCAGGTTGATGAGGCTATATGCGACTGTCGGCGGCTGATGATTCGTGGCGGTGCAGGGGCAGGCAAAAGCACTTTGATGCAGTGGCTAGCAGTGCGGGCAGCAAGCCAGAGCTTTAAAGGAAAACTCACAAACTGGAATATCAAAATTCCGTTTTTTATTCGCCTGCGTAGTTTGGTTGGGGACGAATTTCCACCCCCCGAAAAGTTTCCAGCGTTAATTGCCAAAAATATCGCGGCGCAGATGCCAGAGGGGTGGGTACACAAATATTTAGATCGAAGACAAGCGCTTGTGCTCATTGATGGGGTAGATGAGTTGCCTAGGAAAGCCCGAGAAGACTTTTTTGAAGCCTTAAAAGACTTGGTACGAGATTTTCCCCACGCGACTTATGTTGTCACTTCTCGACCGTCTGGGCTAAAGACTGCGGATGGTGATGTTTGGCAAGCTTGGGAAGATTGGATCGGTACTCACGACTTTAAAGATCTTATGCTAGAGCCAATGACGCCAACCAAGGTAGAGGCGTTTGTAACCCAATGGCATAAAGCGCTAGGCAACTCACCACTGAATTTAGAGCAAAATCCTGAGCAAACAGCACAGAAACTCATTCGTCAGCTGCGACAGCGACCTGAACTTCAGCGATTGGCCTCAACACCATTGCTTTGTGCAATGATTTGCGCTCTACATCGGGAGCGCCTAGAGACACTGCCAAGTGCGAGGTTACAGCTCTACCAAGAATGTATTGATATGCTACTGAATCGGCGAGATGTTGGACGAGAAATCTCGTTAGATGAAACTTATAAAATCGGCCTCAACGAAATACAAAAGCTAGAACTGCTACGCAGCCTAGCTTTAAAGTTTATGCGCTTAAAGCTTTCGAGTTTAGAGATTGACCGGGTAGACAGCCACTTTAACCAAGAGCTGAAGAACACAAATTTACCCGAAACCATAACTGGCAGGCAGATTCGAGAATTGTTTGTGGATCGGGCCGCGCTTCTACGAGAACCTGTGGTGGGTCAAATAGACTTTGCTCATCGCACGTTTCAAGAATACTTGGCGGCAGCAGCTATTCTGCGCGATGACTGCCTTGAAGAATTACTGCAAAAGGCTTCGGACGATCAGTGGCGAGAATCTATTATCGTAGCAGCGGGGTTGGCCAGACCTAAAGAATGCGAAAGCCTATTAACGTTTTTGATTAACCAGGGGAATAAAAACCCTGAAGATCGCCAGTATCTACACTTTTTGTCGGTGGCTTGCTTAGAAACAGCAGTAAAAGTTTCTCCAGAAACTCGTGATCAAGTCCTAACCTCTGCAAAGGCGCTGATGCCCCCTAAAGATGATGATGAAGTGGCCATGGTCGTAAGGGCGGGCAATGAAGTCGTACCCCTCTTGGGTTATGACGCTGGGTATTCGGGCGAGGACGCTAGTAAATGTATCGAAGCCCTAGTCAGAATAGGTACTAGCAAAGCGATGGAGACCCTAGCAGACTATGCAAAAGCAACATTTGAATCAAGTCAATCTAAAGTAGGCCAAGCGCTCGGTCGAGGATGGGATGTTTTTGCCCATGACATTTACATCTCTCAAGTTTTATCTCAGGCCCACTACTTGTCTTTAGACCAAGCGCAGGTGAGCGATCTTTCCCCTTTGAGTGGCCTCACTCAGCTCAGTACCTTGTCTTTAGCCCAAACGCAGGTGAGCGATCTCTCACCCTTAAGTGGCCTCACTCAGCTCAGTACCTTGTCTTTAGCCCAAACGCAGGTGAGCGATCTCTCACCCTTAAGTGGCCTCACTCAGCTCAGTACCTTGTCTTTAAACCAAACGCAGGTGAGCGATCTCTCACCCTTAAGTGGCCTTACTCAGCTCAGTACCTTGTCTTTAGATCAAACGCAGGTGAGCGATCTCTCGCCCTTAAGTGGCCTCACTAAACTCCGTACTTTGCGTTTAGCCCAAACGCAGGTGAGCGATCTTTCCCCTTTGAGTGCCCTTGCTCAGCTTAGTATCTTGTCTTTAGCCCAAACGCAGGTGAGCGATCTTTCCATCTTGAGTGGCTTCACTCAGCTCAATACCTTGTCTTTAGCCCAAACACAGGTGGGAGATCTCTCACCCTTGAGTGGCCTCACTCAGCTCCATGCCTTGTATTTAGACCAAACGCAGGTAAGCGATCTATCGTCCTTGAGTAGTCTCAGTCAGCTCAGTACCTTGTCTTTAGACCAAACGCAGGTGAGTGATCTATCGCCCTTGAGTAGCCTCACTCAACTCAGTTTCTTGTCTTTAGACCAAACGCAGGTAAGCGATCTTTCGCCCTTGAATGACTTTGCTCAGTTTAGTTTCTTGTCTTTAGACCAAACGCAGGTAAGCGATCTTTCGCCCTTGAAGCATCTAAAGAACCTAACGATTGTTACCGAGGACAACGCAAAAGCAAAACGATGGGAGGCAGAAGGAATAAAGGTTTCATTAGGAAAAATTGAGGTTTCATTGGGAAAAATTGAGATTTCATTGGAAGAATTTGAGTTTTTTGGAGAATGATTAGATACTTGAAAGAAAACCAAAGATTTTTATAGCCCTTGTAACTTCATCCCAACAGACAAGAAGGCGAGAATTTATTAGCGAGCATGGTGCTTCCTGTATATTCTCTTTTCTGTAGGAATGACAAGTATGCCAACATACGCCAGCGACTAGCCCTGCCTCTGCAAAACCCACTATCAAGCCGCTCAGCCCAAAATCCCCGATCGCATCGAATAGCAGCCCAACGCGGCAGACATCCTACAAAGCCTCAGTCTCGTTGGGGAAAACGACATCCTCATAAACCTGAGATAAGGCAATCTCCAAACCCACGCTGTCGAGCACCAGACTGTCCTCAGCGGCGGCTCCAGAAACCTCACCCATCGTGGTCACCAGCTCCCAGTTGTCGCGTTCGTTGCGGCGGTAGCACTCTACCAAAATGCGATCGGGGTCGATCAACACATACTCTTGCAGGGTTTCAATCTGGCGATAGCGACGAAACTTGTAGCCGCGATCGCGGGC encodes the following:
- a CDS encoding NACHT domain-containing NTPase; translated protein: MSTSLLVLKVVGPPLAQGLLAAFDVKSKVANAVMPKTMGTVSRDVLRLEADGFSKSPEVTKIAQQMANDIRSLFEGRDRQVTINSRDAILLGLAQTLISAGLTQAGLADMNFDAATLEQHLLEVNPGVDRDFSQAERTIYQQTVAMVSRRLIEAAPAVEGYEQAKTAKMLQRLEAITRQLGLERDLAIQAEDAFVERYRKVVEDELDRLEVFGLPRMDRLTSKQSLSMAYIALSASGIVDGDNEVGAAKVLKVDHHDIDSEWPDREQRRVLSQVDEAICDCRRLMIRGGAGAGKSTLMQWLAVRAASQSFKGKLTNWNIKIPFFIRLRSLVGDEFPPPEKFPALIAKNIAAQMPEGWVHKYLDRRQALVLIDGVDELPRKAREDFFEALKDLVRDFPHATYVVTSRPSGLKTADGDVWQAWEDWIGTHDFKDLMLEPMTPTKVEAFVTQWHKALGNSPLNLEQNPEQTAQKLIRQLRQRPELQRLASTPLLCAMICALHRERLETLPSARLQLYQECIDMLLNRRDVGREISLDETYKIGLNEIQKLELLRSLALKFMRLKLSSLEIDRVDSHFNQELKNTNLPETITGRQIRELFVDRAALLREPVVGQIDFAHRTFQEYLAAAAILRDDCLEELLQKASDDQWRESIIVAAGLARPKECESLLTFLINQGNKNPEDRQYLHFLSVACLETAVKVSPETRDQVLTSAKALMPPKDDDEVAMVVRAGNEVVPLLGYDAGYSGEDASKCIEALVRIGTSKAMETLADYAKATFESSQSKVGQALGRGWDVFAHDIYISQVLSQAHYLSLDQAQVSDLSPLSGLTQLSTLSLAQTQVSDLSPLSGLTQLSTLSLAQTQVSDLSPLSGLTQLSTLSLNQTQVSDLSPLSGLTQLSTLSLDQTQVSDLSPLSGLTKLRTLRLAQTQVSDLSPLSALAQLSILSLAQTQVSDLSILSGFTQLNTLSLAQTQVGDLSPLSGLTQLHALYLDQTQVSDLSSLSSLSQLSTLSLDQTQVSDLSPLSSLTQLSFLSLDQTQVSDLSPLNDFAQFSFLSLDQTQVSDLSPLKHLKNLTIVTEDNAKAKRWEAEGIKVSLGKIEVSLGKIEISLEEFEFFGE